DNA from Streptomyces sp. NBC_01260:
GCCTTCGGGCTGATCGGCCTCGAACTGCACAACGTCTTCGGGACGGCCGACGGGCGCGGACTGGAGATGGCGGGCTGGGCCCTCGCCGTCGTCGCGGTCGTCGTCGGCGTCCGGCTGCTCTATCTGCTGCCCGCGACCTGGCTGGCCAAGCGGCTGCACACCCGCCGTGACGTCAGCGAGGAGATCCCCACCGGCTGGCGGGAGACCGTCGTCATGTGGTGGGCCGGGATGCGCGGGGTGGCGTCGGTCGCGCTGGCGCTCGCGATCCCGCTGAAGACGGACGACGGAAAACCCTTCCCGGGCCGTGACGAGATCGTCTTCATCGCCTTCGCCGTGATCATGGTCACCCTGGTCTTCCAGGGCCTGACCCTGCCATGGCTGGTGCGCAAGCTGCGGGTCCGGGCGGACACCGACGCCGAGGAGGCGCTGGAGCGGGACCTCGCGATCCGGGCCGCCACGGCCGCCCGGCAGCGGTTCAAGGAGATCCAGGAGGTCGAGGAGTTCCCCGAGGACGTCGTGGAGCGCCTCCAGCGGCTGGCCTACGACGTGGGGGCGCGGATCAGCCCCGACATGGTCGACGACGAGCGGCGCGAGGCGTACGCGAAGCGCGCCGAGCGGTTCAAGGCGGTCAGCCGCATCCAGCGCGAGATGCTGTCGGCCGCCCGCCATGCGGTGCTCTCCGCGCGCAGCGAGGCCGGTGCCGATCCCGAGGTCGTCGACCGGGTGCTGCGGCAGCTGGACGTACGCAGTCTGCGCTGACCCGCTCCCGGGGCGGGCCGGTCAGCCGCGCCCGGTGCGCGGCGCCCTGTCCCGGCCCGCCGGCTTCCCGTTCGGGTGGGTCATGACCGGCCACCCGTCCTCGGGCGGCGGCGCCGCGGGCGCCGTCGCGATCCTCGGCAGGGCGTACGGATGGTGATCGCGCAGCCAGCCGATCATCTGCTCCCGGACCGCGCAGCGCACCGTCCAGATGTCGTCCGCGTCCTTCGCGGTGACCACCGCACGCACCACGACCGTGGAGGGGGTGGTGTCGGTGACGGCCAGCGACCAGTTCCGGCCGTCCCACGCGGCGCAGTCGCCCAGGATGTCCCGCAGCTGGTCGCGCATCGCGGCGACCGGCGCCGAGTGGTCCAGGTGGAAGAAGACCGAACCGGTCATCTGGGCCCCGCCGCGCGACCAGTTCTCGAAGGGCTGGCTCGTGAAGTACGAGACCGGCATCGTGATCCGCCGCTCGTCCCAGGTCCGTACCGCGAGGAAGGTCAGCGTGATCTCCTCGATCGTGCCCCACTCGTCGTCCACCACCACCGTGTCACCGATCCGCACCATGTCGCCGAAGGCGATCTGCAGGCCCGCGAAGAGGTTGCCGAGCGTGGACTGGGCGGCGACACCCGCGACGATGCCGAGGACACCGGCCGAGGCCAGCATCGAGGTGCCCACCGTCCGCATGGCCGGGAACGTCAGCAGCATCGCGGCGACGGCGACCGTCGTCACGATCGCGGTGACCACCCGCTGGATCAGCGTCACCTGCGTCCGCACCCGCCGCACCCGCGCCGGGTCCCGGGTGTTCGCCGCGTAGCGCGCGTACACCGAGTCCACCACCGCGATGGCGATCCGCAGCACCAGCCAGGCCGAGGCGCCGATCATCACCAGCGTCAGCGCCTGGCCGATGCCCCCGCGGTGGTCGCTGATCAGATCGAGCCCGGTCTGGGTGTAGCTGGCCCGCAGCAGCGCCGTGCACAACGTGACCTGGAACGGTATCCGGCAGCGCCGCAGCAGACCCCACAACGGGGTCTCGTGATGCCGCCCGTCGGCCCGTCTGAGCAGCAGGTCCACCAGCCAGCCGACCACCAGTGTGATCACTACCGAACCGCCGAGGATGATCAGCGGACGCAGTAGGGTCTCCATCCTGTCGCTCTCCAAGCTCTCGACGGTAACTGGCACCATGGGCCTCATGAACATCATGCTTTTCCACTCGACGTACGGTCTGCGCCCCTCGGTGCACGCGGCCGCCGACCGGCTGCGTGCAGCCGGGCACGAGGTGCGGGTGCCCGATATCTTCGCGGGGCACACCTTCGAAACCGTCGAGGAAGGACTGGCCTTCCAGCAGGAGACGGGCAAGGAGGAGCTGCTGAAGCGGGCCGTGCTGGCCGCTGCGCCCTACTCCGACTCCGGACTGGTCTACGCGGGCTTCTCGCTCGGCGCGTCCGTCGCCCAGACGCTGGCGCTCGGGGACGCGAAGGCCCGCGGGCTGCTGCTCTTCCACGGCACGTCGGACATCGCTCCGAGCGCCTCGGTGGACGAGCTGCCCGTACAGCTGCACGTCGCGGACCCGGACCCGTACGAGACGCACGACTGGCTGAACTCCTGGTACCTCCAGATGCAGCGGACCGGCGCCGACGTCGAGATCTACCGCTATCCCGGCGCGGGTCACCTGTTCACCGACGCGGAGCTGCCGGACTTCGACCAGGCCTCGGCCGAGCTGGCCTGGAAGGTCGCGATCGGATTTCTCGCCACGCTGTGAGCACGCGACGGGCTCCGCGCACGGAAGTATCGCGCGGGGCCCGTCGCAGGTGCGGAGCGGATCAGCCCTTCAGCGCCGCGGTGATCGCGGTGTTGAAGTCCTCCACCGTCATCGGGGCGTTCTTCTTGTCCGAGCCGGTCAGCGTCTTGCCGTCCATCTTGAGTGTCGGGGTGCCCTGCACGCCGCTCTTGTCGAAGGCCGCGGACATCTTCATCGCCCAGGCGTCGTACGTACCGTCCTTGACGCTCTTCTGGAACGCGGCGTTGCCCTTCAGCGCGTCCACCGTGTCGGCGATCTTGATCAGGTACGAGTCGTCCTTGAACTTGTCCTCGGTCTCCTGCGGGTGGTACTTGGCGGAGTAGAGCGCGTACTTGTAGTCGAGGAAGGCCTGGGGGCTCACGTCGAGGGCGGCGCCCAGCGCGCTCAGCGCGTTCTTCGAGCCCTCGCCGTTGTCGCTGTTGTCGATGAACGTGGCACCGATGTACTTGACCTTGTACTTGCCCGCATCGACGTCCTTGTGGACCGTCTCGCCGATCGCCTGCTCGAACGTGGAGCAGATCGGGCAGCGGGAGTCCTCGTACAGCTCCAGGGTCTTCTTGGCCGTCGACTTGCCGACGACGACGGTCGTGCCGT
Protein-coding regions in this window:
- a CDS encoding mechanosensitive ion channel family protein — protein: METLLRPLIILGGSVVITLVVGWLVDLLLRRADGRHHETPLWGLLRRCRIPFQVTLCTALLRASYTQTGLDLISDHRGGIGQALTLVMIGASAWLVLRIAIAVVDSVYARYAANTRDPARVRRVRTQVTLIQRVVTAIVTTVAVAAMLLTFPAMRTVGTSMLASAGVLGIVAGVAAQSTLGNLFAGLQIAFGDMVRIGDTVVVDDEWGTIEEITLTFLAVRTWDERRITMPVSYFTSQPFENWSRGGAQMTGSVFFHLDHSAPVAAMRDQLRDILGDCAAWDGRNWSLAVTDTTPSTVVVRAVVTAKDADDIWTVRCAVREQMIGWLRDHHPYALPRIATAPAAPPPEDGWPVMTHPNGKPAGRDRAPRTGRG
- a CDS encoding DsbA family protein → MSNRNSQANKSAARERLRAERDRQAKKDKTRRQVVVGVSIVAVLAIAAGVSYGVMQLNKPGHWDEAKDAKNVTAPKNTSGKDGTTVVVGKSTAKKTLELYEDSRCPICSTFEQAIGETVHKDVDAGKYKVKYIGATFIDNSDNGEGSKNALSALGAALDVSPQAFLDYKYALYSAKYHPQETEDKFKDDSYLIKIADTVDALKGNAAFQKSVKDGTYDAWAMKMSAAFDKSGVQGTPTLKMDGKTLTGSDKKNAPMTVEDFNTAITAALKG
- a CDS encoding dienelactone hydrolase family protein, which encodes MGLMNIMLFHSTYGLRPSVHAAADRLRAAGHEVRVPDIFAGHTFETVEEGLAFQQETGKEELLKRAVLAAAPYSDSGLVYAGFSLGASVAQTLALGDAKARGLLLFHGTSDIAPSASVDELPVQLHVADPDPYETHDWLNSWYLQMQRTGADVEIYRYPGAGHLFTDAELPDFDQASAELAWKVAIGFLATL